One Arthrobacter sp. StoSoilB19 DNA window includes the following coding sequences:
- a CDS encoding carboxylesterase/lipase family protein, producing MTGTVAMTRQGAVRGVTNDGTISWRGIRYAAPPTGALRWQAPQPAEPWEGILDVTTFPTRAPQVLAAELVPPGGATPSDDDSPMGEDCLFLNITAPMQSANSPCPVLVWFHGGGYTWGSGANFIGDGTALALEGTIVVTVNYRLGALGFLKLDHLLGEQYASSANAGLLDQIAALKWVRDNVAAFGGDPSRITIAGVSAGAKSVVNLMASPMAEGLFHRGIIQSGGEHLNTPDTAEQVTAALLRTLGLSPADATELLTMPVETILAAQQEIAAGVRATWVWRPTVDGLILPEAPVHAFAKGRARGINIMAGVTANEAGSYDLADPCASQQSPRVLQEIFGDEAEQVLDIYRSAFPEADERRLHCAVLADERYGIPTIRLLDSQSEHASCWRYRFDAPSPGAPKEKWGFHGADVPFVWDIGLEAAEPALQTLASGIRQAWTTFIHHGKPESQDLPFWPEYRRTERWTMLLDTTPTVVPDPRQQQRQAWESAEWQPDTWWTFPALHPAHNTTH from the coding sequence ATGACAGGCACAGTCGCAATGACGCGTCAGGGAGCAGTTCGCGGGGTCACGAACGATGGCACCATCAGCTGGCGCGGGATACGGTACGCCGCTCCCCCGACCGGAGCCCTGCGGTGGCAGGCTCCCCAGCCGGCAGAGCCGTGGGAGGGCATTCTGGACGTGACCACGTTTCCAACGCGTGCCCCGCAGGTGCTCGCGGCCGAGCTCGTGCCGCCTGGCGGGGCAACGCCGTCGGACGATGACTCGCCCATGGGTGAGGACTGCCTCTTCCTCAACATCACCGCACCGATGCAGTCGGCAAACTCGCCCTGTCCGGTTCTGGTCTGGTTCCACGGCGGCGGATACACCTGGGGATCAGGAGCCAACTTTATCGGCGACGGGACAGCCCTCGCCCTCGAAGGCACCATCGTGGTCACCGTCAACTACAGGCTGGGAGCCCTCGGCTTCCTCAAGCTGGACCACCTCCTCGGCGAGCAGTACGCCTCGTCGGCGAACGCAGGCCTACTGGACCAGATCGCTGCACTGAAATGGGTCCGGGACAACGTGGCCGCATTCGGGGGAGACCCTTCACGCATCACCATCGCCGGTGTTTCCGCCGGGGCCAAGAGCGTGGTCAATCTGATGGCCTCGCCAATGGCCGAGGGCCTGTTCCACCGCGGAATCATTCAAAGTGGCGGCGAGCACCTCAACACCCCCGACACCGCAGAGCAGGTCACCGCTGCACTGCTTCGCACCCTCGGCCTTAGCCCTGCGGATGCCACGGAGCTCCTAACGATGCCCGTTGAGACAATCCTCGCCGCACAGCAGGAGATTGCCGCCGGCGTCAGGGCAACCTGGGTCTGGCGCCCAACCGTAGACGGACTCATTCTTCCCGAGGCCCCGGTCCACGCCTTCGCCAAGGGCCGCGCCAGGGGGATCAACATCATGGCCGGCGTGACAGCCAACGAGGCCGGAAGCTACGACCTCGCCGACCCGTGTGCATCGCAACAGTCACCACGCGTCCTACAGGAGATCTTCGGGGACGAAGCAGAACAAGTGCTGGACATTTACCGGAGCGCCTTCCCAGAGGCGGATGAGCGCCGCCTCCACTGCGCCGTGCTGGCCGACGAACGGTACGGCATCCCCACCATTCGGCTGCTCGACAGCCAGTCCGAACACGCGTCCTGCTGGCGTTACCGCTTCGATGCTCCAAGCCCCGGCGCCCCCAAGGAGAAGTGGGGGTTCCATGGCGCCGACGTTCCCTTCGTCTGGGACATCGGACTCGAAGCGGCAGAACCGGCGTTACAGACTCTGGCATCAGGAATCCGGCAGGCATGGACAACCTTCATCCACCACGGAAAACCCGAAAGCCAGGACCTGCCCTTCTGGCCGGAATACCGGCGAACAGAACGGTGGACAATGTTGCTGGACAC
- a CDS encoding Lrp/AsnC family transcriptional regulator, with protein MDVLDELDQRIVGALQVDGRASWAKVAASLGEAERTVARRGSELLRDGRVRIRALPNPSRFRHLEQFVLKVACNPGSAGIAAAALARRPETLYTYILTGSADCAAEFSSPASKFAELLIRDIGSIPGVRSAATYPVLSYPRTMHQWNPGVLTPAEIEAMGGTRYSEAPTALEHVEQLGKEDRQILRALERDGRASYEELARITGLSVQTAQRRVERMRREGTLFIRAVFEPALLGLPVEVLLWVKVPFPELDRVEAEMLPSSSVRYAAVLAGDFQLVVDAVFPSRAALSTYLKGAEWATRAQAIEPAVVVDALKRSGTMALSFGEDPGGYSS; from the coding sequence ATGGATGTGCTGGATGAGCTGGACCAGCGGATTGTCGGCGCCCTCCAGGTAGACGGGCGCGCCTCGTGGGCGAAAGTGGCCGCATCATTGGGGGAGGCCGAACGGACGGTGGCGCGGAGGGGCTCCGAGCTCCTCCGGGACGGGCGGGTGCGGATACGCGCGTTGCCGAATCCGAGCCGCTTCAGGCATCTGGAACAGTTTGTGTTGAAGGTTGCCTGCAATCCGGGCTCAGCAGGAATAGCCGCTGCGGCCCTCGCGCGACGGCCGGAGACCTTGTACACCTACATCCTCACCGGTTCGGCGGATTGTGCGGCGGAGTTTTCCAGCCCTGCTTCCAAGTTTGCAGAGCTGCTCATCCGGGACATAGGGAGCATCCCGGGGGTGAGGTCGGCCGCCACGTATCCGGTCCTCAGCTATCCCAGGACCATGCATCAGTGGAATCCCGGCGTCTTGACGCCGGCGGAGATTGAGGCGATGGGCGGAACCCGGTACTCGGAGGCTCCCACCGCCCTGGAGCACGTGGAGCAATTGGGCAAAGAGGACCGGCAGATTCTCCGGGCACTGGAACGCGATGGCCGCGCCAGTTATGAGGAACTGGCGCGTATCACTGGGCTCTCAGTGCAGACCGCCCAGCGCAGGGTGGAGCGGATGCGGCGCGAGGGCACATTGTTCATCCGTGCGGTCTTCGAGCCTGCGCTGCTCGGTTTGCCGGTGGAGGTTCTGCTGTGGGTCAAGGTGCCGTTTCCAGAACTGGACCGTGTGGAAGCGGAAATGCTTCCTTCTTCGTCAGTACGGTATGCCGCGGTCCTCGCCGGTGACTTCCAGCTTGTTGTCGATGCCGTATTTCCAAGCCGCGCAGCACTTTCTACCTATCTAAAAGGGGCTGAGTGGGCCACGCGGGCGCAGGCCATCGAGCCTGCCGTGGTGGTAGACGCGTTGAAGCGCAGCGGAACGATGGCGTTGTCGTTCGGCGAAGACCCCGGCGGGTACAGCTCCTGA
- a CDS encoding MBL fold metallo-hydrolase, with amino-acid sequence MSVTIENLVTSGTFSLDGGTWDVDNNVWIVGNDEECIIIDAPHDAAAIIAQVRSRKVKAILLTHAHNDHIGAAREVADALGAPIHLNKEDLVLWEQVYPDAKPDHYHSDGDVFQVGGATLKAIHTPGHSPGSTCFHLESEGTVFTGDTLFNGGPGATGRSYSDYPTILASIRERLLTLPADTVVRTGHGGNTTIAAEQETLNTLA; translated from the coding sequence ATGAGCGTCACCATCGAAAACCTGGTCACCTCCGGCACATTTTCGCTCGACGGCGGCACCTGGGACGTGGACAACAACGTCTGGATCGTGGGCAATGACGAGGAATGCATCATCATCGACGCGCCGCACGACGCCGCCGCGATCATCGCCCAGGTCCGCAGCCGGAAGGTGAAGGCCATCCTGCTCACGCACGCGCACAACGACCACATCGGCGCCGCACGCGAAGTCGCCGATGCCCTGGGCGCACCGATCCACCTGAACAAGGAGGACCTGGTGCTCTGGGAGCAGGTCTACCCGGACGCCAAACCGGACCACTACCACTCCGACGGCGACGTGTTCCAGGTGGGCGGGGCAACCCTGAAGGCAATCCACACACCCGGCCACTCGCCCGGGTCCACCTGCTTCCACCTGGAAAGCGAGGGGACGGTCTTCACCGGGGACACGCTGTTCAACGGCGGCCCAGGCGCCACCGGCCGGTCCTACAGCGACTACCCCACCATCCTCGCCTCCATCCGCGAACGGCTCCTGACCCTCCCGGCCGACACCGTGGTCCGCACCGGCCACGGCGGGAACACCACCATCGCCGCCGAGCAGGAAACGCTGAACACATTGGCGTAG
- a CDS encoding S-(hydroxymethyl)mycothiol dehydrogenase, which yields MVHKVQAVVVKEKNAPVSLETILVPDPGPGEALVDILTCGVCHTDLHYKQGGIGNDFPYLLGHEATGVVSAVGPDVTSVAPGDRVILNWRAVCGQCRACAKGQPQYCFNTHNATQKMTLEDGTVLSPALGIGAFAEKTLVAAGQCTKVDPDVDAAAVGLLGCGIMAGIGAAINTGEVKRGESVAVIGCGGVGIAAVAGARLAGATTIIAVDIDDNKIDMAKSLGATHGVNSRQEDAVEAIRALTGGHGADVVIDAVGRPETYKQAFYARDLAGRVVLVGVPTPEMTLELPLLDVFGRGGSLKSSWYGDCLPSRDFPMLVSHYKQGNLDLDAFVSERITIDQVEEAFGKMHEGKVLRSVVEVQPAGASA from the coding sequence ATGGTTCATAAAGTCCAAGCAGTTGTGGTTAAGGAGAAGAACGCCCCTGTGTCGTTGGAGACCATCCTGGTGCCGGATCCGGGGCCGGGGGAGGCGCTGGTGGACATCCTGACCTGCGGCGTCTGCCACACCGACCTGCACTACAAGCAGGGCGGTATCGGAAACGACTTCCCGTACCTCCTGGGCCATGAAGCCACCGGTGTGGTCAGTGCTGTCGGCCCCGACGTCACGTCCGTGGCCCCCGGCGACCGGGTGATCCTTAACTGGCGTGCCGTCTGCGGGCAGTGCCGTGCGTGCGCCAAGGGCCAGCCGCAGTACTGCTTCAACACGCACAACGCCACGCAGAAGATGACCCTGGAGGATGGAACCGTGCTTTCGCCGGCCCTGGGCATCGGCGCTTTCGCCGAGAAGACGCTGGTCGCCGCCGGGCAGTGCACCAAGGTGGACCCGGACGTTGACGCAGCCGCCGTGGGGCTGCTGGGTTGCGGCATCATGGCCGGCATCGGCGCCGCGATCAACACCGGCGAGGTCAAGCGCGGGGAATCCGTGGCCGTCATTGGCTGCGGCGGCGTGGGCATCGCTGCGGTCGCCGGGGCCAGGCTGGCCGGTGCCACGACGATCATCGCCGTGGACATCGACGACAACAAGATCGACATGGCCAAGTCGCTCGGCGCCACCCACGGCGTGAACTCGCGCCAGGAGGACGCCGTGGAAGCCATCCGCGCCCTCACCGGAGGCCACGGAGCGGACGTGGTGATTGACGCCGTCGGCCGCCCTGAAACCTACAAGCAGGCCTTCTACGCCCGCGACCTTGCCGGCCGCGTGGTGCTGGTGGGTGTCCCGACGCCGGAGATGACGCTGGAACTGCCGCTGCTGGATGTCTTTGGCCGCGGCGGGTCGCTGAAGTCCTCCTGGTACGGCGACTGCCTGCCCTCCCGCGACTTCCCGATGCTCGTCTCGCACTACAAGCAGGGCAACCTGGACCTGGATGCGTTCGTGTCCGAGCGGATCACCATCGACCAGGTCGAGGAAGCGTTCGGCAAGATGCACGAGGGCAAGGTGCTGCGCTCCGTCGTCGAGGTCCAGCCGGCCGGGGCGTCCGCATGA